A region of Paenibacillus sp. JNUCC-31 DNA encodes the following proteins:
- a CDS encoding phage tail tape measure protein, which translates to MAETIKGINVVIGAETTGLSKALSDVNKKSRDIQSELRQVEKLLKLDPGNTELLAQKQKLLANSVSNTQEKLSRLRQVQEQVNQQFARGDITEGQYRAFQREVQKTEQELRGLNNRLDETTEEIGDQGKKVSKLGQDYKDAFEQAKQSMGNSFDQMKKVGAGVTAFGTGLAAGLGVAVKSAADFEQGMANAYSVMDPAEVSKFKAELEQLAITMGAQTKYSATEAAQGIEELIKAGVKVQDVMSGGLSGALSLATAGELELADAAEIASTALNAFKSDSLSVQDAADILAGAANASATSVSELKFGLSQSASVAASVGLSFKDTATALAAFAQNGLKGSDAGTSLKTMLMRLQPTTADAYATFKDLGLLTLDTGKAMEYLSKQGIKPAEMSIDGITQALATYMARADGAKTVTGKYFKQAKEMAEANGWVYSSFYDANGSLKDMSEIAGLLNEKMSGLNDMQRQAAMNTMFGSDAIRAGNILYKEGAEGIDAMAAAMDKIDAQMVAAQKLDTLKGALEEMRGAMETAQITIGNALIPALRRIVSTVQVVIDMFNKVPEGTKSFIAVLGAITAALALIAGPLLILIGFMPQIAAGLTMLTPMFTALWTAITGPIGIVVAAIAAVAVGLTYLYKTNETVRDALNAAWQAIKSAAEAVFGALKSFWATWGGEITGLFNTLWNGIKLVFNTVFKAISEVVKSIFAGIKSFWATWGNDITAFFKAYWAGLSLIFNTVIKAILDFVRVAFNDIKSFWDKWGSTITAAFKGVFEILKTLFSATFTVIFTVIKTVFNNIKAFWDTWGATITTLFRTVFNVIKSVFTGVWNAIKIIVETVIGVISGIIKTWLAIFKGDWAGAWNAAKGVTETVWKGITGIFKNAFATMKDVGKNIIQGLVQGIGNMKDVVVQKAKEISEAIGGFFKKFFDIHSPSRLTTGYGENIGQGLANGISNKTKTAEKAAKETATKVNKAFKDAFATAQYNFKMGNLDTAGYVAALQKVKDQYAKTSAQVQKVTLEIKKAHEQQTKSAEKAAKDSFAASKAYIDARASTGKVTLEQELAMWEKVQAKYKAGTAQHIAAEKEAYKIKQELAKASFQSSKDYIEKAAAANEMSLTQQLSAWERVQARYKAGSDEAKAAEEAAGKVKLEIYNQLTQASEDFLAKTKEVNANVAAEELRLNGVYEQAVEQRAKAINDFAGLFDEVVAKSETSGQQLLDNLRGQVDYLATWASNIETLAARGIDKGLLEELRQMGPKAAPELAALNTLTDEQLAEYTGLWQTKSAESRAIAVQELTGLREDTDKQITQLRVDAATQLDGLKADFDAKVKAIRVGTTNQFNAMKSDLPNIGKQAMQGLLDGLSSMQGAVQAKAKAIADSVRTTMQKALDIHSPSREMAWIGEMAGKGLVQGMASMMTNVQRQAREMAEAVQPSVGSSSGGGADSDSISLNMEGLFSGAVFSVRSDEDIRSLAKELALEMFALTQQATRGTGGAR; encoded by the coding sequence GTGGCGGAAACGATTAAGGGGATCAACGTTGTCATTGGTGCGGAAACAACGGGGCTTAGCAAAGCCTTATCTGATGTCAACAAAAAATCAAGGGATATCCAATCCGAGCTAAGACAGGTTGAAAAGCTGTTGAAGTTAGATCCGGGGAATACGGAGCTGCTTGCACAGAAACAAAAACTTCTTGCTAATTCGGTGAGCAATACGCAGGAAAAACTAAGCCGCTTACGCCAAGTACAAGAACAAGTGAATCAGCAGTTTGCCCGTGGCGACATCACCGAAGGACAGTACAGAGCATTCCAGCGCGAGGTTCAAAAGACGGAGCAGGAGCTGCGCGGACTGAACAACCGTTTGGATGAGACAACCGAAGAAATTGGAGATCAAGGCAAAAAGGTTAGTAAGCTGGGTCAAGATTACAAAGATGCTTTTGAGCAAGCGAAGCAATCGATGGGTAACAGCTTCGACCAAATGAAGAAAGTCGGCGCGGGGGTCACGGCGTTTGGCACGGGCTTAGCAGCCGGGCTAGGCGTTGCTGTGAAAAGCGCAGCAGACTTTGAACAAGGCATGGCGAATGCCTATTCGGTTATGGACCCGGCAGAGGTAAGTAAGTTCAAGGCCGAACTGGAACAGCTCGCGATCACCATGGGCGCGCAGACGAAGTACAGCGCGACCGAGGCAGCCCAAGGTATCGAAGAACTGATCAAAGCTGGTGTCAAGGTACAAGATGTCATGAGCGGCGGTCTTTCTGGTGCGTTGTCGTTAGCAACGGCTGGAGAATTGGAGCTGGCAGATGCTGCCGAGATTGCTTCTACAGCGCTCAACGCCTTCAAATCCGATTCGCTTTCCGTCCAAGATGCGGCCGATATTTTGGCCGGGGCAGCGAACGCTTCAGCAACCAGCGTAAGCGAACTAAAATTCGGATTGTCCCAATCGGCTTCTGTTGCCGCTTCAGTGGGCTTGTCCTTTAAAGATACAGCAACGGCGTTGGCGGCATTTGCGCAAAATGGCTTGAAGGGGTCTGATGCGGGTACATCCCTCAAAACCATGCTTATGCGGCTTCAGCCAACCACGGCAGACGCTTATGCCACATTCAAGGATTTGGGCCTTTTGACGTTGGACACCGGGAAAGCTATGGAGTATCTTTCGAAACAAGGTATCAAACCTGCTGAAATGAGCATTGACGGTATAACCCAAGCTTTAGCAACTTATATGGCCCGAGCAGACGGGGCCAAGACAGTAACAGGGAAGTATTTTAAGCAAGCGAAGGAAATGGCCGAGGCAAACGGCTGGGTGTATTCGTCATTCTACGATGCGAATGGTTCCCTGAAAGATATGTCTGAAATTGCTGGACTCTTAAACGAAAAGATGTCCGGTCTGAATGACATGCAGCGACAAGCGGCCATGAATACGATGTTCGGATCAGATGCGATCCGCGCGGGTAACATCCTGTATAAAGAGGGTGCCGAGGGGATCGATGCTATGGCGGCGGCCATGGATAAGATCGATGCCCAAATGGTTGCCGCGCAGAAGCTGGATACCCTTAAAGGTGCGCTTGAAGAAATGCGAGGGGCCATGGAGACAGCGCAGATTACTATTGGTAATGCGCTAATTCCAGCCCTGCGGAGAATTGTTTCCACGGTGCAAGTCGTTATCGATATGTTCAACAAGGTACCGGAGGGTACGAAATCATTTATTGCGGTGCTTGGGGCCATCACGGCAGCCTTGGCACTTATTGCGGGGCCACTTCTAATTCTGATTGGATTCATGCCGCAGATTGCGGCGGGGCTGACGATGCTTACACCGATGTTCACGGCACTTTGGACGGCCATCACGGGTCCAATCGGTATTGTTGTCGCAGCCATCGCCGCTGTCGCTGTCGGACTGACATATTTGTACAAGACTAACGAAACGGTAAGAGACGCACTTAACGCAGCTTGGCAAGCCATCAAATCGGCAGCCGAAGCTGTTTTTGGTGCGCTCAAGTCGTTTTGGGCCACGTGGGGCGGAGAGATCACCGGACTATTTAACACACTTTGGAACGGTATCAAGCTAGTCTTTAATACGGTATTTAAAGCCATATCTGAAGTTGTGAAATCCATCTTTGCCGGGATTAAATCATTCTGGGCCACGTGGGGCAATGATATTACAGCTTTCTTCAAGGCATATTGGGCAGGCTTGTCTTTAATCTTCAACACAGTGATTAAAGCCATTTTGGATTTTGTGCGGGTTGCCTTCAATGATATTAAATCCTTCTGGGATAAATGGGGATCAACGATCACGGCTGCATTCAAAGGTGTCTTCGAAATCTTGAAGACGCTATTCAGCGCGACCTTCACTGTGATATTCACGGTTATTAAGACTGTGTTCAACAACATCAAGGCGTTTTGGGATACATGGGGCGCGACAATCACCACCTTGTTCCGTACGGTGTTCAACGTAATCAAATCGGTCTTCACCGGAGTATGGAATGCGATTAAGATCATCGTGGAAACCGTCATCGGTGTGATATCCGGCATTATCAAAACATGGCTGGCCATCTTCAAAGGTGATTGGGCAGGGGCGTGGAACGCAGCCAAAGGTGTAACTGAAACTGTCTGGAAGGGTATCACAGGAATCTTCAAAAATGCATTCGCTACGATGAAAGATGTCGGTAAGAATATCATCCAAGGTCTGGTACAGGGTATCGGCAATATGAAAGACGTGGTTGTTCAAAAGGCCAAAGAGATTTCGGAAGCCATTGGTGGATTCTTCAAGAAATTCTTTGACATCCACTCGCCATCACGACTTACAACCGGATACGGGGAAAACATCGGTCAAGGTTTGGCAAACGGTATTAGCAATAAGACCAAGACAGCGGAAAAGGCAGCTAAGGAGACGGCCACCAAGGTAAACAAGGCGTTCAAGGATGCATTTGCTACCGCTCAGTACAACTTCAAAATGGGCAATCTAGACACTGCCGGTTATGTGGCGGCCTTGCAGAAGGTAAAGGATCAATACGCCAAAACATCAGCACAAGTCCAGAAAGTGACGCTTGAGATTAAGAAAGCCCACGAGCAGCAGACCAAATCGGCTGAGAAGGCGGCGAAGGATTCCTTTGCAGCATCGAAGGCGTACATTGATGCCAGAGCTTCTACGGGCAAGGTTACATTGGAACAAGAATTGGCGATGTGGGAAAAAGTTCAGGCTAAGTACAAAGCCGGAACTGCGCAGCATATCGCGGCCGAGAAGGAAGCCTATAAGATCAAGCAGGAACTGGCAAAAGCAAGCTTCCAGTCTTCGAAGGATTATATTGAAAAGGCGGCAGCCGCAAACGAAATGTCTCTTACTCAGCAGTTATCTGCTTGGGAGCGGGTGCAGGCCAGATATAAAGCCGGATCAGATGAAGCGAAGGCAGCGGAAGAGGCAGCGGGCAAAGTCAAACTGGAGATATACAACCAGCTCACCCAAGCCAGTGAAGATTTCCTTGCAAAAACCAAAGAAGTGAATGCGAATGTCGCCGCTGAAGAATTGCGTCTTAACGGCGTCTACGAACAGGCGGTAGAGCAGCGAGCCAAGGCGATCAACGATTTTGCGGGATTGTTCGACGAAGTGGTTGCCAAGTCCGAGACATCCGGCCAGCAGCTACTGGATAACCTTCGTGGTCAAGTGGACTATCTAGCTACGTGGGCATCTAATATTGAAACGCTGGCCGCGCGAGGCATTGACAAGGGTCTGTTGGAAGAATTGCGGCAAATGGGTCCTAAGGCTGCACCTGAACTGGCAGCGTTGAACACGTTGACGGACGAACAACTTGCAGAGTACACCGGACTTTGGCAAACCAAGTCGGCAGAGTCCCGAGCCATTGCGGTGCAGGAGCTGACCGGATTACGCGAAGATACAGACAAGCAGATTACTCAGCTTCGCGTGGATGCTGCCACTCAATTGGATGGACTCAAGGCTGATTTTGATGCCAAGGTGAAAGCGATCCGGGTCGGTACCACGAACCAGTTTAATGCGATGAAATCCGACTTGCCGAACATCGGTAAGCAAGCGATGCAGGGATTGCTTGATGGACTGTCTTCCATGCAAGGTGCGGTGCAGGCGAAAGCCAAGGCAATTGCCGACTCTGTACGTACCACCATGCAGAAGGCGCTGGATATTCATTCGCCGTCTCGTGAAATGGCATGGATCGGGGAGATGGCCGGGAAAGGGCTTGTGCAAGGTATGGCAAGCATGATGACCAACGTTCAGCGTCAGGCGCGGGAAATGGCCGAAGCGGTTCAACCGTCTGTTGGTTCATCTTCTGGCGGCGGCGCTGATTCCGATTCTATAAGTTTGAACATGGAAGGGCTGTTTTCGGGTGCTGTCTTCAGTGTGCGGAGTGACGAAGACATCCGATCCTTAGCGAAGGAACTTGCACTTGAAATGTTCGCACTCACACAGCAGGCTACGCGAGGTACAGGAGGTGCACGATGA
- a CDS encoding phage tail domain-containing protein translates to MSNEMIWLGGKSNIELGFEVRGTSRRPGLPDTVDRTLNIPGRNGSYNFGADIGARTFAYDCAMITKDYMALQQSVMGLAAHLVDSYGKPRKLELRQRERPNQAFSVQLTGAFDPDRIMGLGMFSLSLIAHDPFAYGREEISETTITTSPHLENVFSGGNVRTAPLIILTNQGTNVIRKFRIANEYQIE, encoded by the coding sequence ATGAGTAATGAAATGATATGGCTCGGCGGTAAGTCCAATATAGAATTGGGCTTCGAGGTGCGTGGCACGTCTCGCCGTCCGGGTTTACCGGATACCGTGGACCGGACGCTGAACATCCCCGGACGCAATGGATCATACAATTTCGGCGCAGATATCGGGGCGAGAACGTTCGCATACGATTGTGCCATGATTACCAAGGACTATATGGCTCTGCAACAGTCTGTTATGGGGTTGGCTGCTCATTTAGTGGACAGCTACGGAAAACCTCGCAAGCTCGAACTGAGACAGCGAGAGAGGCCGAATCAGGCTTTTTCCGTGCAACTGACAGGCGCTTTTGATCCTGACCGGATTATGGGCTTAGGGATGTTTTCTCTGTCCCTAATCGCTCATGATCCGTTCGCCTATGGGCGCGAAGAAATATCAGAAACAACCATAACGACATCGCCACATCTGGAGAATGTCTTCAGTGGTGGTAATGTCCGAACAGCACCACTTATTATCCTGACCAATCAGGGTACAAATGTTATTCGAAAATTTCGCATCGCCAATGAGTATCAAATTGAATAG
- a CDS encoding phage tail fiber protein → MAEVLLSKSIYWKKASINAALRGISFTAPPKVYIALYTSNPTDADTGQEVTGGGYSRQQVIFGEPVVTDRRAGVQNTADVSFPIATADQGMVTHIGIRDAPTGGNLLYHGAVKTPRTVLINDLIRFLVGQLKIDEG, encoded by the coding sequence TTGGCTGAGGTATTGTTATCCAAATCTATCTATTGGAAGAAAGCATCGATTAATGCAGCGTTGCGAGGCATTAGTTTCACTGCTCCACCTAAAGTATATATTGCACTTTACACATCTAACCCTACAGATGCCGATACGGGCCAAGAGGTGACAGGCGGGGGGTATTCGCGTCAACAAGTGATATTCGGGGAACCCGTGGTCACAGACCGGAGAGCAGGGGTTCAGAATACTGCTGATGTATCATTTCCAATCGCTACAGCAGACCAAGGCATGGTGACACACATTGGAATCCGGGACGCGCCGACAGGAGGTAATTTGTTGTATCACGGAGCCGTGAAAACGCCGAGAACGGTATTGATCAATGATCTAATACGTTTCTTGGTTGGGCAACTTAAGATAGACGAAGGGTAG